The proteins below come from a single Solea senegalensis isolate Sse05_10M linkage group LG2, IFAPA_SoseM_1, whole genome shotgun sequence genomic window:
- the chst10 gene encoding carbohydrate sulfotransferase 10, with the protein MCGAMRHHWLLLGACGWVVLILLFVSRLISFRAVNDYEGKFGGQSWTSPGVNGDKTRPVSSHEKLSLSLREKLSEDPPVSDWQSVTDERIELLSSVCKNNSLRNLTHVSVSKFVLDRIFVCDKHKILFCQTPKVGNTQWKKVLIVLNGAFSTVDEIPENLVHDHEKNGLPRLSSLTPQEITHRLNTYFKFLIVRDPFERLISAFKDKFVKNPRFEPWYKHDIAPVIIRKYRKSHRSTGLAASGLHFEDFVRYLGDADGRRRMDRQFGEHIIHWVTYAELCAPCEIHYNVVGHHETLEQDAAHILRAAGIDRLVSYPAIPPGITRYNRTKVERYFAAISKRDIRRLYARYQGDFHLFGYPSPDFLLN; encoded by the exons ATGTGCGGAGCAATGCGGCACCACTGGTTGCTCCTCGGGGCGTGTGGCTGGGTGGTGCTCATCCTCCTGTTCGTCAGCAGGCTCATCAGCTTCAGAGCTGTGAACG ACTATGAAGGGAAGTTTGGTGGCCAGAGTTGGACGTCGCCGGGTGTTAATGGGGACAAAACCAGACCGGTTTCCAGTCACGAAAAACTGTCTCTAAGTCTGAGGGAAAAG ctctcAGAAGACCCTCCAGTATCAGACTGGCAGTCCGTCACTGACGAGAGAATCGAGctgctctcctctgtctgtAAGAACAACAGCCTCAGGAACCTGACACACGTCTCTGTCAGCAAGTTTGTTCTGGACCGGATCTTTGtttgtgacaaacacaaaatccTTTTCTGCCAAACACCCAAAGTAGGCAACACCCAGTGGAAGAAGGTCCTCATTGTGCTGAATG gAGCGTTTTCCACCGTGGATGAAATCCCAGAAAACCTGGTTCACGACCATGAGAAAAACGGGCTGCCCCGCCTCTCGTCTCTCACGCCTCAGGAAATAACTCACAG ATTAAACACCTATTTTAAGTTCCTGATTGTCCGGGATCCCTTTGAGCGCCTCATCTCCGCCTTCAAGGACAAGTTTGTGAAGAACCCGCGCTTCGAGCCGTGGTACAAGCATGACATCGCACCAGTCATCATCCGCAAGTACCGCAAGAGCCACCGCAGCACCGGCCTCGCCGCCTCCGGCCTGCACTTTGAGGACTTTGTCCGCTACCTGGGCGACGCCGACGGCCGGCGACGCATGGACCGCCAGTTTGGCGAGCACATCATTCACTGGGTGACGTACGCAGAGTTGTGCGCGCCCTGCGAGATACACTACAACGTGGTCGGCCACCACGAGACGCTGGAGCAGGACGCGGCGCACATCCTCAGAGCGGCGGGCATCGACCGGCTGGTGTCGTACCCCGCCATTCCTCCGGGCATCACGCGCTACAACAGGACCAAGGTGGAGCGCTACTTCGCCGCCATCAGTAAACGAGACATCAGGCGCCTCTACGCCCGCTACCAGGGCGACTTCCACCTGTTTGGTTACCCAAGCCCCGACTTTCTACTGAACTGA
- the rpl31 gene encoding 60S ribosomal protein L31, which translates to MAPTKKGEKKKGRSAINEVVTREYTINVHKRIHGIGFKKRAPRAIKEIRKFAVKEMGTPDVRIDTRLNKAVWSKGIRNVPYRIRVRLSRKRNEDEDSPNKLYTLVTYVPVTTCKGLQTVNVDEN; encoded by the exons ATGGCACCAACcaagaaaggagagaaaaagaaggggCGCTCAGCCATCAATGAGGTGGTGACCAGAGAGTACACCATCAACGTCCATAAGCGTATCCATGGAAT tggtttcaAGAAGAGGGCTCCCCGCGCCATCAAGGAGATCCGCAAATTCGCCGTGAAGGAGATGGGAACTCCTGATGTTCGCATCGACACACGCCTCAACAAGGCAGTGTGGAGCAAGGGTATCAG GAATGTGCCGTACAGAATCCGTGTGCGTCTCTCCAGGAAGCGTAACGAGGACGAGGACTCTCCCAACAAACTGTACACGCTGGTCACATACGTTCCTGTTACCACATGCAAAG GTCTGCAGACAGTCAATGTTGATGAAAACTAA